From one Ictalurus punctatus breed USDA103 chromosome 20, Coco_2.0, whole genome shotgun sequence genomic stretch:
- the pou3f2b gene encoding POU domain, class 3, transcription factor 2, with protein MAATASAAHYSLLSASAPVHADSGGMQQHAAPGSAYRHAHAAALLQSEFALQNNGGGSHAHQWIAAALSHGGRGGLVGGGGGGGEGAAWTSADIKPTIRSTGDEMHEDNDNSDDNSNNNNNNNNNNSSSGNLQHMLHHPHHPHHHHHQHHEEDAARAWRSASGTAAAHLPSVGAATGQQSLAYSGGFGALNGLVPGIQAHHQHHQDHEHEHHHHHSPHLREHQHHHRSLHESPASDEDVTPTSDDLEHFAKQFKQRRIKLGFTQADVGLALGTLYGNVFSQTTICRFEALQLSFKNMCKLKPLLSKWLEEADCSASGGGGGTGLDKLAAQGRKRKKRTSIEVSVKGALESHFLKCPKPAAAEITSLADSLHLEKEVVRVWFCNRRQKEKRMTPPGVHATHGTEEAMLELKTQNVQ; from the coding sequence ATGGCCGCGACAGCCTCCGCCGCTCACTACAGTCTGCTCAGCGCGAGCGCGCCGGTGCACGCGGACTCCGGCGGCATGCAGCAGCACGCGGCTCCGGGGTCGGCTTACAGGCACGCGCACGCCGCCGCGCTGCTGCAGAGCGAGTTCGCGCTGCAAAACAACGGCGGTGGGAGTCACGCGCACCAGTGGATCGCGGCCGCGCTCTCTCACGGTGGGAGAGGGGGattagtaggaggaggaggtggaggtggggAAGGAGCCGCGTGGACGTCCGCCGACATCAAACCCACGATCCGCAGCACGGGAGACGAGATGCACGAGGACAACGACAACAGCGAcgacaacagcaacaataacaacaacaataacaacaacaactcaaGCAGCGGCAACTTACAGCACAtgcttcatcatcctcatcatccccatcaccatcatcatcagcatcacgAAGAGGACGCCGCACGCGCGTGGAGGAGCGCGAGCGGTACAGCGGCGGCTCACCTGCCCAGCGTGGGCGCGGCGACCGGGCAGCAGAGTCTCGCGTACTCCGGCGGGTTTGGCGCGCTCAACGGGCTCGTGCCGGGCATTCAAGCGCATCACCAGCACCATCAGGATCACGAGCACGagcatcaccatcaccacagtCCGCATCTGCGGGagcaccagcaccaccaccGGAGTCTGCACGAGTCGCCGGCGTCGGACGAGGACGTGACCCCGACGTCAGACGACCTGGAGCACTTCGCCAAGCAGTTCAAGCAGCGGCGCATCAAGCTCGGCTTTACGCAGGCAGACGTCGGGCTCGCGCTCGGCACCCTCTACGGCAACGTGTTCTCGCAGACGACCATCTGCCGGTTCGAGGCGCTGCAGCTCAGCTTCAAGAACATGTGCAAGCTCAAGCCGCTGCTCAGTAAGTGGCTCGAGGAGGCGGACTGCAGCGCGAGCGGCGGCGGCGGTGGCACCGGCCTGGATAAGCTCGCGGCGCAGGGGAGGAAGCGGAAGAAGCGCACGTCCATCGAGGTCAGCGTGAAGGGCGCGCTCGAGAGCCACTTTCTGAAGTGTCCCAAACCGGCCGCGGCGGAGATCACGAGCCTCGCGGACAGCCTGCACCTCGAGAAGGAGGTGGTGCGCGTGTGGTTCTGTAACCGGCGGCAGAAAGAGAAGAGGATGACGCCGCCCGGTGTGCACGCCACGCACGGGACCGAGGAGGCCATGCTCGAGCTCAAAACGCAAAACGTGCagtga
- the fbxl4 gene encoding F-box/LRR-repeat protein 4, translated as MLTLLGVCSFVFVHWRRCRSGSLNDAAFHCGSTALPIVTKMEAELDQYAKEVLDFSSHYGSEGSMSYTMWNAAGAPSVFPSSGDFTHTAVFRTYGHWWEDEHAKQSFSRTPRSFHSRDFLEVAFEEQVFPTAITVLETYHPGAIAQILACSFNPYAENHPTDIRWEVLWAGEPTKVASPQARLFCPAIRQVSFATNLLRLEVNSSLLDYYTELDAIVLRGVRNHVSSITTPLIIANTTPNKDSDVLSKDVNMSNGYFDKLPYELIQLIVSHLAVPDLCRLAQSCKLLQRHCYDPLQYIQLSLQPYWFSLNDLSLVHLQSRCAVLQRLNMSWTGNRGAVTASGFCSFIKACGATLVCLELSCCHFLNEVCLEVIAQTCVSLQELDLASCDRLEPQAFNHIAKLARLRRLVLYRTKIEQTAILSILTFCTELRHLNLGSCVMIEDYDVVVSVLSARCRSLVSLDLWRCRSLSERGLAELVSGCGVLEELDLGWSSALHSGSALHGGSASFRHAARRLSRLRRLYLTANRNICDADLEHIATHCPALEHLDILGTRLVSPAALRRLLQSCPRLRLLDVSFCSQIDMRTVQELSTLFPNVSIKKSFTQ; from the exons ATGCTCACTCTTCTGGGCGTGTGTTCCTTCGTGTTTGTGCATTGGCGTCGGTGCAGGAGCGGCTCACTCAACGATGCTGCGTTTCACTGCGGAAGCACAGCTCTTCCCATCGTCACGAAGATGGAGGCAGAGTTGGATCAGTACGCCAAGGAAGTGCTGGACTTCAGCTCTCATTACGGCAGTGAAGGGAGCATGTCGTACACGATGTGGAACGCAGCCGGAGCCCCCAGCGTGTTCCCGAGCTCAGGGGACTTCACGCACACGGCCGTGTTCCGCACGTACGGACACTGGTGGGAGGACGAGCACGCAAAGCAAAGTTTCAGCCGCACGCCACGCTCCTTCCACAGCCGAGATTTTCTCGAGGTGGCATTTGAGGAGCAGGTTTTCCCCACCGCCATCACCGTTCTGGAGACGTACCACCCCGGGGCCATCGCCCAAATCCTCGCCTGCTCGTTTAATCCCTATGCTGAAAACCACCCTACTGATATCAG GTGGGAAGTGCTGTGGGCGGGGGAGCCCACCAAAGTCGCCAGTCCTCAGGCACGTCTGTTTTGCCCCGCCATCCGTCAGGTTAGCTTCGCCACCAATTTACTGCGTTTGGAAGTAAACAGCTCTCTACTGGATTATTACACCGAGCTGGACGCCATTGTGCTGCGTGGTGTGCGCAACCACGTCAGCAGCATCACCACGCCCCTCATTATTGCCAACACCACACCCAACAAGGACAGTGACGTGCTTAGCAAGGATGTCAACATGAGCAACGGCTACTTCGACAAACTACCCTATGAG CTGATCCAGTTGATTGTGAGCCACTTGGCTGTGCCAGATCTGTGTCGTCTGGCTCAGAGCTGTAAGCTCCTACAGCGCCACTGTTACGACCCGCTACAGTACATTCAGCTCAGCCTGCAGCCTTATTGGTTCAGCTTGAACGATCTGTCTCTGGTGCACTTACAATCCCGCTGCGCAGTCCTGCAGCGCCTCAACATGTCCTGGACCGGAAACAGAGGAGCCGTCACGGCAAGCGGATTCTGCAG ttTCATCAAGGCATGCGGAGCGACCTTGGTGTGTTTGGAGCTGTCGTGTTGTCACTTCCTGAACGAAGTGTGTTTGGAGGTGATCGCGCAGACGTGCGTGAGCCTTCAGGAGCTCGATCTTGCGTCATGCGACCGTCTCGAACCTCAGGCGTTCAACCACATCGCTAAACTCGCACGCCTGCGCCGACTCGTCCTGTACCGCACCAAGATTGAG caaaCTGCCATATTGAGCATCCTAACTTTCTGTACTGAACTGCGACATCTCAACTTAGGCAGCTGCGTGATG ATTGAGGACTACGATGTGGTGGTGAGTGTGTTGAGCGCCCGTTGTCGTTCCCTCGTGTCTCTGGATTTGTGGCGCTGCAGGAGTCTGAGCGAGCGGGGCCTCGCCGAGTTAGTGTCGGGCTGCGGCGTTTTAGAGGAGCTCGACCTGGGATGGAGCTCCGCCCTCCACAGCGGCTCCGCCCTCCACGGCGGATCTGCCTCGTTCAGACATGCGGCGCGCAGACTGAGCCGCCTGCGCAGACTCTACCTCACCGCTAACCGCAATATCTGTGACGCGGACCTGGAACACATCGCAACACACTGTCCTGCACTGGAGCACCTCGATATACTGG GTACACGGTTGGTGAGTCCGGCTGCTCTACGCAGGCTGCTCCAGTCGTGTCCCCGCCTGCGTCTACTTGATGTTTCCTTCTGCTCACAGATTGACATGCGGACCGTACAGGAGCTCAGCACGCTTTTCCCAAACGTCTCCATCAAAAAGAGCTTCACCCAGTGA